The proteins below come from a single Halobacillus salinarum genomic window:
- the spoIIM gene encoding stage II sporulation protein M: MQQGVRIVRKDIQSHVNIFVFIFVLFIMGMVFGAVIVNSMNFVQKEDLFFYLKKFFENTIDVDGVTKATLWKETMLYHIKYMLLLFLLGISVVGMPIITVLLFIKGLVVGFSVGFLVNQMGWYGLLVSSAAIAPQNLLIIPVYLAAGALALMFSLTLCRQLFIRRVHQPILQAFARYSMLFLVLMTGLVIASTVEVFLSNSFLEMILKWIYQ, encoded by the coding sequence ATGCAGCAGGGTGTCCGGATCGTAAGAAAAGACATACAAAGCCACGTGAATATTTTCGTGTTTATTTTTGTGTTATTTATCATGGGAATGGTATTTGGAGCCGTGATCGTCAACAGCATGAACTTCGTCCAAAAAGAAGATTTATTTTTCTATCTTAAAAAATTCTTTGAAAATACGATCGATGTGGATGGTGTAACCAAAGCAACGCTTTGGAAGGAAACGATGCTCTATCACATCAAGTACATGCTCCTCTTATTTCTACTCGGAATATCCGTCGTAGGCATGCCGATCATTACGGTTCTTTTATTTATTAAAGGTTTAGTCGTCGGTTTCTCTGTAGGTTTCCTAGTCAATCAGATGGGATGGTACGGACTATTGGTCTCATCAGCAGCGATTGCCCCGCAGAACCTTTTGATCATTCCTGTTTATTTAGCGGCTGGGGCACTTGCATTAATGTTTTCTTTGACCTTGTGCAGACAGCTGTTTATTCGGCGCGTCCATCAGCCCATTCTACAAGCTTTTGCTCGTTACAGCATGTTGTTTTTAGTTCTAATGACAGGGTTAGTGATCGCGTCAACTGTAGAAGTGTTTTTGTCAAATTCATTTCTGGAGATGATTTTAAAGTGGATCTATCAATAA
- a CDS encoding aldo/keto reductase yields the protein MNKRQLGNSELYVSEISLGCMSLGTDKEKAKSIIDRALDAGINYLDTADLYNFGLNEQIVGEAIKGRREDLILGTKVGNHFTPGQEGWTWDPSKTHIKRGVKDSLQRLKTEYIDLYQLHGGTIDDPIDESIEAFEELKKEGYIRAYGISSIRPNVIKEYVEKSSIASVMMQYNALDRRPEEEVLELLGNHNISVLARGPLAKGMLSSKGEEKASKKAEEGFLDYSYEELMAIIKKWQDYASDDRSLTALALQYVLHHPTVATAVFGASSLEQLEDNLSYLKASPLTEQIFGELQSMTSPITYQKHRS from the coding sequence ATGAATAAACGTCAACTAGGCAATTCAGAATTATATGTATCCGAAATCAGTCTGGGCTGCATGTCCTTAGGCACAGATAAAGAGAAAGCTAAATCAATCATCGATAGGGCATTAGATGCAGGAATCAATTATTTAGATACGGCTGACCTTTACAATTTCGGTTTAAATGAACAAATTGTTGGAGAAGCCATTAAAGGGCGAAGAGAAGACCTCATTCTCGGGACAAAAGTTGGAAACCACTTTACTCCTGGACAGGAAGGGTGGACGTGGGATCCTTCCAAGACTCATATCAAACGAGGAGTAAAGGACAGCCTGCAGCGACTGAAAACAGAGTATATTGACCTTTATCAGCTGCACGGAGGTACGATAGATGATCCGATTGATGAAAGCATAGAGGCGTTTGAAGAACTCAAGAAGGAAGGATATATCAGAGCGTACGGGATCTCTTCCATCCGCCCGAATGTCATAAAAGAATACGTTGAAAAATCTTCGATTGCAAGCGTAATGATGCAGTATAATGCCCTCGACCGCAGACCTGAAGAAGAGGTGCTTGAACTACTTGGAAACCATAATATAAGCGTACTTGCCCGCGGACCTCTTGCTAAAGGGATGCTCTCTTCCAAGGGGGAAGAAAAAGCCAGCAAAAAAGCAGAGGAAGGGTTTCTTGATTACAGTTATGAAGAGCTGATGGCCATCATAAAAAAATGGCAGGATTATGCGAGCGACGATCGCAGCCTTACTGCTCTTGCGCTTCAGTACGTGCTGCACCATCCAACAGTAGCAACCGCGGTATTTGGTGCCAGTTCTCTTGAACAGCTTGAAGATAATTTGAGCTATTTAAAAGCTTCTCCTTTAACAGAGCAGATTTTTGGAGAGCTTCAATCGATGACCTCGCCGATCACATACCAAAAACACCGTTCTTAA
- a CDS encoding 3-ketoacyl-ACP reductase — translation MMNLSQDISKKVAFVTGASRGIGKATVLQLASEGVHVGLIARNEERLDETAKKAADFGVNTASASADLADLKETVQAVDYLTAKLGSPDILINNAAISTKGSFLDIEPDEWKRVLEVNVFGTYHMTRAVLPKMIEKSNGDIITISSSNGLKGTAGSTSYSASKFAVQGMTEALMQEVRKNNIRVSTLNPSLVATELSMGDKLEEADKEKFMQPEDIAEYMVSLLKLHPRIFIKTSLQWATNPF, via the coding sequence ATGATGAACTTGAGCCAGGATATTTCAAAAAAAGTAGCATTTGTAACGGGAGCAAGCAGAGGAATAGGGAAAGCTACTGTCTTGCAGCTCGCAAGCGAAGGAGTTCACGTCGGACTCATTGCCCGAAACGAAGAAAGACTTGATGAAACTGCAAAAAAAGCCGCAGACTTTGGGGTGAATACGGCATCGGCTTCTGCTGATCTTGCTGATCTAAAGGAAACAGTACAAGCCGTAGATTATTTAACTGCCAAGCTTGGGTCTCCAGATATCCTTATTAATAACGCCGCAATCAGCACCAAAGGCTCTTTTCTAGACATCGAACCAGATGAATGGAAACGAGTACTGGAAGTGAATGTTTTTGGCACCTACCATATGACAAGAGCAGTCTTACCAAAAATGATAGAAAAGTCCAATGGGGATATTATTACTATTTCTTCTAGTAACGGATTAAAAGGAACAGCCGGTTCTACGTCCTACAGCGCTTCCAAGTTTGCTGTACAAGGAATGACAGAAGCTCTTATGCAGGAAGTCAGAAAAAATAATATCCGCGTAAGTACACTCAACCCAAGTCTTGTAGCTACGGAGTTGTCAATGGGAGACAAGCTTGAAGAAGCAGATAAAGAGAAGTTTATGCAGCCTGAAGATATCGCCGAATACATGGTTTCCCTTCTTAAACTTCATCCGAGGATTTTTATTAAAACCTCCCTGCAATGGGCAACAAATCCATTTTAA
- the fur gene encoding ferric iron uptake transcriptional regulator, producing the protein MEHRIERIKKQLHSQSYKLTPQREATVRVLLENEADHLSAEDVYLLVKEKAPEIGLATVYRTLELLSELKIVDKINFGDGVSRYDLRKEGAQHFHHHLVCIECGSVEEIEEDLLGDVEKLVEGEWGFQVKDHRLTFHGVCRQCQKAEVAAGSGNGSNEQNER; encoded by the coding sequence ATGGAGCATCGCATAGAGCGAATTAAAAAGCAATTGCATTCCCAGAGCTATAAATTAACACCTCAGCGGGAAGCTACAGTACGTGTGCTTTTAGAGAACGAAGCAGACCATTTGAGTGCGGAAGATGTTTACCTCCTCGTAAAAGAGAAAGCACCAGAGATTGGTCTTGCAACTGTTTATCGCACACTTGAATTACTATCAGAGCTGAAAATCGTGGATAAAATTAACTTTGGGGATGGAGTATCCCGTTATGATTTAAGAAAAGAAGGCGCACAACATTTCCATCACCACTTAGTCTGCATCGAATGTGGGTCGGTGGAAGAAATTGAAGAAGATTTATTAGGTGATGTAGAAAAGCTGGTAGAAGGTGAGTGGGGGTTTCAAGTTAAAGACCACCGCTTAACTTTTCATGGTGTATGCCGTCAATGCCAGAAGGCTGAAGTCGCAGCAGGTTCAGGCAATGGCTCCAATGAACAAAATGAGCGTTAG
- a CDS encoding NUDIX hydrolase: MKKFEEKTIETESIYKGKIVDLRVDTVTLPNGKTSKRELIDHPGAVAVIALTKEGKLVMVEQYRKPMEKSLVEIPAGKLEEGEQPKITALRELEEETGYTTEHLEYITSFYTSPGFANELVHIYFTDNIRPLKEAVGTDEDEFVELMEITLEEAVQLEKEERIHDVKTSYALLFLKLKEAQK, translated from the coding sequence ATGAAAAAATTCGAAGAAAAAACGATTGAAACAGAATCCATTTATAAAGGAAAGATTGTCGATCTCAGAGTCGATACAGTTACATTACCCAATGGAAAAACATCTAAACGGGAACTCATTGACCATCCAGGTGCTGTTGCTGTGATTGCCCTGACCAAAGAAGGGAAACTGGTGATGGTCGAACAGTACCGTAAACCAATGGAAAAAAGCCTTGTGGAGATTCCTGCTGGTAAGCTTGAGGAAGGAGAACAACCTAAGATTACTGCACTTAGGGAATTAGAGGAGGAAACAGGATACACTACCGAGCATCTAGAATATATCACATCTTTTTATACGTCTCCAGGATTCGCTAATGAACTTGTCCATATTTATTTTACTGATAATATCCGCCCGCTGAAAGAAGCAGTTGGAACGGATGAGGATGAATTTGTAGAACTGATGGAAATTACGCTGGAAGAAGCGGTTCAACTAGAGAAAGAAGAAAGAATTCACGATGTGAAAACGTCCTATGCTCTTCTCTTTCTAAAGTTGAAGGAAGCACAGAAGTAA
- a CDS encoding D-alanyl-D-alanine carboxypeptidase family protein translates to MRKVIGFTLSLCLTISLLMPYTTHAAEKKDEIVNSAKSAILMEKNSGMTLYEKNADEKLPPASMTKIMTLLIIMEELENNHLKLNEKVRVSEHAASMGGSQIFLEAGEEMKVNDLIKGIAVASGNDASVAMAERIGGTEQAFVKRMNDEAKELGLENTHFENPTGLPAKGHYSTAHDMAVMARELLLHDTITKYTSIYEDYLRKGQKNEFWLVNTNKMIKTYPGMDGLKTGFTSEAKYCLTASAKRDSMHMVAVVMGADSPKKRNADIASMLDYGFGQYEGIKLFSKNTVVKKKTITRGKPKIMNISPEKDVVILKKKSQPKDSYETTIKLANKSNLPVQKGDQVGWMIVKKKEAEVAKVKLVAGEQIDRAGFLTLWQRSWRNLTSFQRF, encoded by the coding sequence ATGAGAAAAGTAATCGGATTTACCTTATCACTATGTTTAACTATTTCACTCCTCATGCCTTACACTACGCACGCTGCGGAAAAGAAGGATGAGATTGTGAATTCTGCTAAATCAGCCATTTTAATGGAGAAAAACAGTGGAATGACTTTGTATGAAAAGAATGCAGATGAAAAATTACCACCTGCAAGCATGACGAAAATAATGACGCTGTTAATTATTATGGAAGAGCTTGAGAACAATCATCTAAAACTAAATGAAAAAGTAAGAGTAAGTGAACACGCTGCATCTATGGGAGGTTCACAAATATTTCTTGAAGCGGGCGAGGAAATGAAAGTCAATGATTTGATTAAGGGAATTGCAGTCGCTTCAGGAAATGATGCCAGTGTAGCTATGGCTGAGCGGATCGGAGGCACAGAACAGGCATTTGTTAAACGGATGAATGATGAAGCGAAGGAGCTTGGCCTCGAGAACACTCATTTTGAAAACCCAACCGGTCTTCCAGCTAAAGGCCATTACAGCACGGCTCATGATATGGCCGTAATGGCTCGGGAACTGCTGCTTCATGACACGATTACGAAATATACGAGCATTTATGAAGATTATTTACGCAAAGGACAAAAGAATGAATTCTGGCTGGTGAATACTAATAAGATGATTAAAACCTATCCAGGAATGGATGGGTTGAAAACAGGATTCACTTCTGAGGCAAAATACTGCTTAACCGCTTCTGCCAAGAGAGACAGCATGCATATGGTTGCGGTTGTTATGGGAGCAGATTCACCTAAGAAGAGAAATGCTGATATAGCCAGTATGCTGGACTATGGTTTTGGGCAATATGAAGGAATTAAACTATTTTCAAAAAATACAGTAGTGAAGAAAAAAACCATTACAAGAGGAAAGCCGAAAATCATGAATATCTCACCTGAGAAAGATGTCGTGATTTTAAAGAAAAAATCACAGCCTAAGGATTCCTATGAAACGACGATCAAGTTGGCGAACAAGTCAAATCTTCCTGTACAAAAAGGGGATCAGGTTGGATGGATGATCGTGAAGAAAAAAGAAGCAGAAGTAGCAAAAGTTAAGCTGGTAGCTGGCGAACAAATTGACCGGGCTGGATTTTTGACTCTGTGGCAGCGGTCCTGGAGGAATTTGACGAGCTTTCAGAGGTTTTAG
- a CDS encoding YqzK family protein produces MLKRTIEDLLKVLIVFVVCTCVFYFALRMVHEEYDRQHRYDPPGGSAVKVFEPADQDWTDRLSIFFQLGE; encoded by the coding sequence ATGCTAAAGCGCACAATTGAGGATCTGCTGAAAGTCCTTATTGTATTTGTAGTTTGTACATGTGTATTTTATTTCGCATTGCGTATGGTACATGAGGAGTATGATAGACAACATCGATACGACCCGCCAGGCGGTTCAGCTGTAAAAGTATTTGAACCGGCTGATCAAGATTGGACAGACCGTTTATCGATTTTTTTTCAACTGGGGGAATAA
- the xerD gene encoding site-specific tyrosine recombinase XerD, giving the protein MMQHPLDDFLHYLTVERGLSKNTIQSYKRDLTQYMNFLENQEGVNDWDRVSRTHIMKYLYELNDKGRSRATVARLLSSIRLFHQFLIREKVAGQDPSLHIETPKKERKLPKVLSSKDVEKLLSLEAEDPFTARNKAMLEMLYATGLRVTELVSLKVSDLNLMMGFVRCLGKGSKERIVPLGDLARDAVEVYLRDYRSTLIKHKTTEELFVNHHGNSLSRQGFWKILKAVAQEVGIQKEITPHTLRHSFATHLLENGADLRAVQEMLGHADISTTQIYTHVTKSRLNEVYRSYHPRA; this is encoded by the coding sequence ATGATGCAGCATCCACTTGATGACTTTCTACATTACTTAACTGTGGAACGAGGCTTATCTAAGAACACCATTCAATCGTACAAACGTGATTTGACTCAATATATGAACTTTCTTGAAAATCAGGAAGGTGTGAATGATTGGGACCGTGTGTCACGTACTCATATTATGAAATATTTGTATGAGTTGAATGATAAGGGGCGCTCTCGTGCCACTGTAGCCAGACTGCTTTCTTCGATCAGGCTTTTCCACCAATTTCTAATTCGTGAGAAGGTTGCCGGTCAGGATCCCAGCTTACATATTGAAACGCCAAAAAAAGAAAGGAAACTTCCGAAGGTCCTTTCATCAAAAGATGTGGAGAAACTGTTAAGTCTGGAAGCTGAGGATCCTTTTACAGCACGAAATAAAGCCATGCTGGAAATGCTTTATGCAACAGGTCTTCGCGTAACAGAACTCGTATCATTAAAAGTTTCAGATTTAAATTTAATGATGGGATTTGTCCGCTGCCTTGGTAAAGGATCCAAAGAAAGAATTGTGCCCCTTGGGGATTTGGCTAGAGACGCTGTTGAAGTCTACTTAAGAGATTATCGCAGTACATTGATCAAGCATAAAACGACAGAAGAACTTTTCGTTAATCACCATGGAAACTCTTTATCCAGACAAGGGTTTTGGAAGATTCTGAAAGCGGTTGCCCAAGAAGTGGGGATTCAAAAGGAAATTACCCCCCATACACTAAGGCATTCCTTTGCGACTCATTTACTTGAAAACGGAGCAGATTTAAGAGCTGTTCAAGAAATGCTCGGCCACGCTGATATTTCTACGACCCAGATCTATACACATGTGACAAAATCACGGTTGAACGAAGTTTATCGCTCTTATCATCCACGAGCGTAA
- the spoIIAA gene encoding anti-sigma F factor antagonist has translation MSLQVNFVTRENVLLVRLAGELDHHEASRLREAWQEQLQSNNVGHVIVNLEKLNFMDSSGLGVLLGRYKEIQTTGGEMVICSISPEVKRLFDLSGMFKIVKLVDNEDFALQLLGVAS, from the coding sequence TTGAGTCTTCAAGTGAATTTCGTAACCAGAGAAAATGTCCTGCTTGTACGTCTGGCAGGGGAATTAGATCATCACGAAGCAAGCCGTTTAAGGGAAGCCTGGCAGGAACAGCTGCAATCAAATAATGTAGGACACGTCATCGTAAACTTAGAAAAACTGAACTTTATGGATAGCTCCGGTTTAGGAGTACTGCTGGGAAGGTACAAAGAGATTCAGACTACAGGTGGAGAAATGGTCATCTGCTCGATCTCTCCTGAAGTAAAACGCTTGTTTGACCTCTCAGGGATGTTTAAAATCGTCAAGCTCGTCGATAATGAAGATTTCGCTCTTCAGCTTCTGGGGGTGGCTTCATGA
- a CDS encoding purine-nucleoside phosphorylase: MNKMYLRDAANFIQKEMDISPTVGLILGSGLGVLADEIQNPAVIPYKDIPHFPESTVSGHKGQLVIGELEGRQVIAMQGRFHYYEGYTMEQVTFPVRVMKELGVETLFVTNAAGGINETFEPGNLMIISDHINNMGDSPLIGPNDEQLGPRFPDMSEAYDRDLIKLAKLCAERLDLKVREGVYVGNTGPAYETAAEVRMLRILGGDAVGMSTVPEVTVASHSGLRVLGISCISNMAAGILDQPLTHDEVIETTAQVRGDFLGFVKDLLKALPA; the protein is encoded by the coding sequence ATGAACAAAATGTACTTAAGAGATGCAGCTAATTTTATTCAGAAGGAAATGGATATATCCCCTACAGTAGGTTTGATTTTAGGTTCAGGGTTAGGGGTTCTTGCTGATGAAATTCAAAATCCGGCGGTCATTCCCTACAAGGATATCCCTCATTTTCCTGAGTCAACGGTTTCAGGGCACAAAGGACAGCTGGTCATAGGAGAATTAGAAGGTCGTCAAGTCATTGCCATGCAAGGACGCTTCCATTATTACGAGGGGTACACAATGGAGCAGGTAACCTTTCCTGTAAGAGTGATGAAAGAGTTAGGTGTGGAAACATTATTTGTCACCAATGCGGCCGGCGGAATTAATGAAACATTTGAGCCTGGGAACTTAATGATTATTTCTGATCATATCAACAACATGGGAGACAGTCCTTTGATTGGACCTAATGACGAGCAGTTGGGGCCACGCTTCCCGGATATGTCCGAAGCTTATGATCGTGATCTTATAAAACTAGCCAAACTTTGTGCGGAGCGTCTTGACCTTAAAGTCCGCGAAGGTGTGTATGTAGGAAATACCGGGCCTGCTTATGAAACGGCAGCAGAGGTGCGGATGCTGCGAATTTTGGGCGGAGATGCTGTAGGGATGTCAACTGTGCCAGAAGTCACTGTAGCCTCACATTCAGGGCTGCGTGTGTTAGGTATTTCGTGTATCTCTAATATGGCAGCCGGAATTCTTGATCAACCATTAACTCATGATGAAGTCATTGAAACGACTGCCCAAGTTAGAGGAGATTTTCTCGGTTTTGTTAAAGATCTGCTAAAAGCATTGCCAGCCTAA
- the spoIIAB gene encoding anti-sigma F factor — translation MKNEMKLEFLSISENESLARVAVASFISQMNPTMEELTDIKTVVSEAVTNAIIHGYEDKNEEKITLTCKMENEQIEIIIEDKGIGIDNIEVAREPLYTSKPEWERSGMGFTIMENFMDKVDITSKPGEGTMIRMMKQLTSTRALCN, via the coding sequence ATGAAAAATGAAATGAAGCTTGAATTCCTCAGTATCAGTGAAAATGAATCTTTGGCAAGAGTGGCAGTTGCTTCATTTATCAGTCAAATGAATCCAACCATGGAGGAACTGACGGATATTAAAACTGTCGTATCAGAAGCAGTAACCAACGCGATCATCCACGGTTACGAAGATAAAAACGAAGAGAAAATAACCCTTACTTGCAAAATGGAAAATGAACAAATCGAAATAATCATTGAAGATAAAGGGATAGGTATTGACAACATTGAGGTCGCAAGAGAACCGCTTTATACTTCAAAGCCCGAATGGGAACGGTCCGGTATGGGATTCACAATTATGGAGAATTTTATGGATAAGGTGGACATTACCTCAAAGCCTGGGGAAGGCACAATGATCCGTATGATGAAGCAGTTGACTTCAACCCGGGCTTTGTGTAATTAG
- the deoB gene encoding phosphopentomutase, translated as MKTFDRIFVIVMDSVGIGEAPDAGEFNDKGANTLGHIAEHMNGLHMPHMEELGLGNIRPIQGIEPADKPKAHYTTMKEASNGKDTMTGHWEIMGLYIDKPFRTFPDGFPEELLNEIKERTGRGIVGNKPASGTEIIKELGEHHMETGDLIIYTSADSVLQIAAHEEVIPPEELYEICELCRELTLDEKYMVGRVIARPFVGRPGSFERTSNRHDYALKPFGRTVMNELKDEDYDVIAIGKISDIYDGEGVTKAVRTKDNMDGMDQIVASMDIDFNGISFLNLVDFDAKFGHRRDPQGYGEALEAYDKRLPEVLEKLQPEDLLLITADHGNDPIHHGTDHTRELVPLIAYHTAIKEGRELEQRDTFADLGATIAENFSVKKPAYGQSFLKNISEGGERA; from the coding sequence ATGAAAACATTTGATCGTATTTTTGTAATCGTAATGGACTCCGTAGGTATTGGGGAAGCACCTGATGCCGGAGAGTTTAATGATAAAGGAGCCAACACACTTGGTCATATTGCTGAGCATATGAACGGGTTACATATGCCGCACATGGAAGAGCTTGGTCTGGGCAATATTCGACCTATCCAAGGTATAGAACCTGCCGATAAGCCAAAAGCTCATTATACCACTATGAAAGAAGCCTCTAACGGAAAAGACACGATGACGGGGCATTGGGAAATCATGGGTCTTTATATAGATAAGCCTTTTAGAACTTTTCCTGACGGATTTCCAGAAGAACTGTTAAACGAGATCAAAGAACGCACGGGTCGTGGAATCGTTGGCAATAAACCAGCCTCTGGAACTGAGATTATTAAAGAACTCGGAGAACATCATATGGAAACTGGAGATTTAATTATTTATACCTCTGCGGATTCTGTTTTACAAATTGCAGCACACGAAGAGGTTATCCCTCCGGAAGAGCTTTATGAAATCTGCGAACTTTGCCGTGAGCTGACGCTTGATGAAAAATATATGGTGGGTCGAGTGATCGCCAGGCCGTTTGTTGGCAGACCAGGATCATTTGAGCGGACCTCCAACCGCCATGATTATGCCTTGAAACCTTTTGGACGTACTGTGATGAATGAACTTAAAGATGAAGATTATGACGTCATCGCAATTGGAAAGATCTCAGATATCTACGATGGTGAAGGGGTTACGAAAGCTGTGCGTACAAAGGATAATATGGATGGTATGGATCAGATTGTGGCTTCTATGGACATTGACTTTAATGGAATTTCTTTTCTAAACCTGGTGGACTTTGATGCAAAGTTCGGCCATCGTCGTGATCCACAGGGTTATGGGGAGGCACTGGAGGCTTATGATAAACGCTTACCAGAAGTTCTTGAAAAATTACAGCCTGAAGATTTGCTGCTAATTACGGCTGACCACGGAAATGATCCAATTCACCACGGGACAGACCATACTCGTGAACTTGTGCCGCTGATTGCTTACCATACAGCTATTAAAGAAGGTCGGGAATTAGAACAAAGAGACACATTTGCAGATCTTGGGGCTACTATTGCGGAAAATTTCTCAGTGAAGAAGCCTGCATACGGCCAAAGCTTTTTAAAAAATATTTCAGAAGGAGGAGAGAGAGCATGA
- a CDS encoding pyrimidine-nucleoside phosphorylase: MRMYDIIVKKRDGGELTEEEIYFFIEGYTKGEIPDYQASALTMAIYFQGMSQKETATLTQAMVDSGETIDLSQIEGHIVDKHSTGGVGDKVTFIVGPLVASVGVPVAKMSGRGLGHTGGTLDKLESIEGLQIEMTKEQFINNVNQHKLAVAGQTGNLAPADKKLYALRDVTATVDSMPLIAGSIMSKKLASGADSIVLDVKTGSGAFMKSLEDSEALAREMVNIGNNLGRHTVAVISDMNQPLGYEVGNANEIKEAAQILQGKKVMDLRELSLEIAAHMTLLAEVFSSYEEAYQALEANLENGKAFNALRTLIEAQGGNVDMIDDLNKLPQAKYAVEVKADTDGFVKEIDAESIGVAAMYLGAGRATKDDEINHGVGITLHKKIGDKVTASEPLVTLHSDQEQPEASISKVKEAYTIADEKIEAPALIHKVIK; the protein is encoded by the coding sequence ATGAGAATGTATGACATTATCGTTAAAAAGAGAGACGGCGGGGAATTAACAGAAGAAGAAATTTATTTCTTTATTGAAGGTTATACAAAAGGGGAGATCCCGGATTATCAAGCTTCAGCTTTAACGATGGCGATCTATTTTCAAGGGATGTCGCAAAAAGAGACGGCTACGTTAACACAGGCGATGGTTGATTCTGGGGAAACAATTGATTTGTCACAGATTGAAGGCCATATCGTAGATAAGCACTCGACGGGAGGCGTCGGGGATAAAGTAACGTTTATCGTTGGACCGCTTGTTGCGTCAGTGGGTGTTCCAGTAGCTAAAATGTCAGGTAGAGGGTTAGGTCATACAGGTGGTACCTTGGATAAGCTCGAATCGATTGAAGGACTACAGATTGAAATGACAAAGGAACAGTTCATCAATAACGTCAATCAGCACAAACTAGCCGTTGCGGGGCAGACAGGAAACCTCGCTCCAGCTGACAAAAAGCTTTATGCCCTTAGAGATGTGACAGCCACAGTTGATTCAATGCCTTTAATCGCAGGATCGATAATGAGTAAAAAACTTGCATCTGGTGCTGATAGCATCGTACTTGATGTAAAGACAGGTTCCGGAGCGTTTATGAAGTCGCTGGAAGACTCTGAAGCACTGGCACGTGAAATGGTGAATATCGGCAATAATCTCGGCCGTCACACCGTAGCAGTCATCAGTGACATGAATCAGCCGCTTGGGTATGAAGTAGGAAATGCTAACGAAATTAAAGAAGCGGCGCAAATCCTGCAAGGAAAAAAAGTCATGGATTTAAGAGAGCTGTCTTTGGAAATCGCTGCTCATATGACCTTGCTTGCTGAAGTGTTTTCCTCCTATGAAGAAGCTTATCAGGCGCTTGAAGCGAACTTAGAAAACGGAAAAGCGTTTAACGCTCTTCGTACTCTTATTGAAGCTCAAGGAGGCAATGTGGACATGATCGATGATTTGAACAAACTGCCTCAGGCAAAATATGCTGTTGAAGTCAAAGCTGATACGGATGGCTTCGTAAAAGAAATTGATGCAGAATCAATTGGGGTGGCTGCTATGTACTTAGGAGCAGGAAGAGCTACGAAAGATGATGAAATTAACCATGGTGTCGGCATAACATTACACAAAAAGATTGGTGATAAGGTAACTGCCTCAGAGCCTCTTGTGACGCTGCATAGTGATCAAGAGCAGCCTGAAGCTTCCATTTCTAAAGTGAAAGAGGCGTATACGATTGCTGACGAAAAAATTGAAGCACCTGCCCTCATTCATAAAGTAATTAAATAA